TCACCCGTCGAATCCACGCCACCTGCAGACCATAGAACGCACCAATTAGTGCCTCAAAACCACCGCCACGAACGAATCACCGCAGGTCACAGCGACCCCCAGTCCCGAACCGCGGCACCGTGAGCCAACTCAGGTCTCAGCACGTCGCGTCGACGCTTCTGCGTCGCCCCTGGACGACCCACTCGACACGCCCGCAGCACAAGCCATGTGACGTGTCCCGGCTTCCCGGACGGTCGGGGTTGGGTGGCTGTGATGTCGCTGCGTTCTCGTCGAGGGGGTCAGCAGACTCGATCAGGGTCGATTGGGATGAGACGCGAAGGCGCTCAGGTCAGGGCGGCCGAAGCCGGCCGGCGGGGTAGCGTCGGTCACGTCGAGGTCTTTCGGATGGATGGCGTAGGAACCTCCATCGTCGGGAGACCTCGACGTCTATCTGCGGACCGACGCGCCCGGCCGACCTACACCCTCATCTGGGAAGAGCCCCTTTGAGCTGGCCGTGGGGGCCAGCGCCACGACATGGGCTTGCAGCGTGTGGAACGACCCGCCTCGAGGCTATGAACAGCCAAGAGTGTCAACGACATTCACTGGTTACGTTCGATCTCTAGACAGCGGCTCCCGTTCCCGCCGAACACACGGTCCTGCGGTAACCAACCCGCGCATATCAGCCTGGACCACGCGTCGCTAAGACACGCTGACCAGACCGGCCGGCGCCGGCCCCCACGCGCCACAGAACGAAACATTCCTCCCAACAGTGCATCTCACTATTCGGGAGAAATACCCCTTGCCCTCTTGACAAAGATGTACTCCATATCAGCCTCAATCGGGTCCACCTCATGCCCCGACGTTGCCGAGCCTCTGGTCTCAGGCCAAAGATAGGGGTGGCGCGCAATTCAGCATCGCGTCGGGCGCAGTTCCCGGTCAGCGCGTGAGATCGCCAATCGGGAGAAGATGACGCTTGAACTGATGGTTTATCACCTCAGCGGCTGCGAGATACCAGACAACGGCAGCAAGCGCAACACCGGCCCATCCACCCACTCGAACGTATGCTTCGACGCCTGTTGCGTTTCCGATGATCAGGGAAATCAAGGTCACTTCAACTCCGACGAATGCAATGACAATGCCGATACTCACTCGGAGTGCTCCGACCAGCATGTATAGGCTGAACACGGCCCATGGAAAGAGGAACAACGCGGTAACCACGCCGTGTTCCGCAGGCGGAATATTGTCAAGGTAAAGGGTTGAAAAGAGTGCGAATGAACACCAAAATGATCCGAATGACCCGAACGTTACAGCTGGGAAGAGCTCGTTGTTGCGCAAGTGCCAGAATGCGACCAGGATCTGGATTGTTCCGCCGAAAATCCATGCTGTTGACACCGCAGCATCAATACTCACTTCGCCAACCATTCCTGCGTTCACCCAGCTGAGCAGAAAAGTGGTTCCTGCAAATGCTCCGAATGCGAGCGGCGCAGGATTGACTTGCGACTCACGCTTAGTGTCATCAATCTGCGAGGTCCTATCAACAATTGTCTCGACAGGCACGATTACGTTCCTCCGGTATATCTAACGGCCCGGGACGGAGCCGTTGTTTGTTTATCCGACCTATTTGCCGATTTCTTGCCACAAATTTCGCACTGGAGATTTCCAATGGGATTGGACAGATGTTTCTCAAATAATTACCATATGATGGTGCCCACAATGAAGTCTCGATCAGACTTCATCATCAACAACTAGTTTCCGACGTAGTATCTTTCCAACTGGACTCTTGGGGATGGATGCGATCACTCGAAACCGCTTTGGGCGTTTGTACGGCGACAATGGCGCATCGTTTCGACACCACTGCTCCAATCGGGCCACCAACGTCTCCGGATCGATTGCGAGGTTGGTCGGCACTACAAAGGCGGTGACAGCCTGACCCCACTTCTCGTCTCGGAGTCCTACAACAGCAACCTCAGACACATCAGGGTGACGTGACAGAACGTCTTCCACCTCTACGGGATGCACGTTCTCTCCTCCGGAGATGATCATGTCGTCGACACGACCATCGACCCATAGATCTCCATCGGCATCGAAGTGACCGAGGTCGCCCGTGTGGTACCACCGGCCACGGATGCTCTTTGCATCCGCATCTGGACGATTCCAGTAGCCTTGAAATGCCTCGTCGGCGTCCAGCGATGCCACAATTTCGCCGACGACATCCGGCGCCAATGGTTCGTGCGAACCTCCGACTGCCGGGTCGACCACGCGCAGCCGGGTAAACAGTCCTGGCCGTCCGGCGCTGCCTGGTTTCCGCGATGCGCGCTCTTCCACCGCGAAGGTATAGACCTCACTTGAGCCATAGTGGTTGACGAAGACTTCGGGTGCGATCGACGCTTCGAGCGTCTCGCACAGTGTCGAGGTCATCGCTGCCCCTGCGAACGCAAGCTTTCGGACGGACTGACCGACTTCATCCAGTCGGCCGGTCTCCGCGAGCGCCCAATAGGCGGTCGGAACGAGGTAGAGCGCGGAGATCTTCTCCTTGAGGATCAACTCGATCGCGGCTGGCGCTTCGAACACCGGCATCTCGACAAATGTGCCACCGACCACGATCATCGACTGCAACGCGCGCAGTCCCATGGTGTGGTACATGGGCATCGCCCCCAGCGTGGACTCGCCATACGCGTATTGGCACTGCATCACATGCGCGACCGAGGCCGAAACCTCGGCGTGCTGCGTGCGCGGCACCCCTTTGGGCCTGCCCGTGGTGCCCGAGGTGTAGAGCATGACCGACGGGTCGGCGTCCCGCACAACGACATCTGGCGCGTCATGGTTCGCATCGGCGACCAAATCCTCGAATGAACGTGCCCCGCCCAGCGGATCCAACCCGGCATACAGCAGCACCGGATCGACCGGTGCTTGTGCGAGTGCCTGCTCCGCAACCTCTCGCGCCAGGTCGTCAACGATGACAACCCTCGGATCGGCGTCGCGAACGCAGTACGCCAGCTCTGACGCCGCGAGCCGGATGTTCAACGGCGTGGACATGACCCCGATCTTCTGGAGCGCGAGGTGGGTCGATGCCATCACCTCCGAGTTGGAGAGAAACATCGCCACCCGATCGCCCGGCCGGACGCCCAGGCGAAGCATCATCGAAGCGATCCTGTTCGTGCGCTCGTCCCATTCGCGATAGGTCATGCGCCTCGATCCCGCGACTGCCAGCCGCTCCGGAAACCGCTCTGCGGACCACGTCAGCATCCGACCGATCTCCATGCTCAGTTCCTTCCTCTGATGCGGTTAAGTAGCGCGCGGACGCGAGCTGCAGGGATGCGCAAGGTCATGGCCAGCGCACTCGGTGGCTTCACCTCGGCCGGTTCCTCCCCGCGCGCCATCGCGTCCAGCGCCGCCGTGAACTGCCCGAACATGTCCTTGCTGACATCGCTTGCGAGCGACCTGCCGAACTGAGCGATCCGACCGGTCATATGGACGCGGGCATCAGCGCGGACCGCGCTCCCACTACCCGCAGCGTCCACAGCCACGACCACCTCTGCCTGAACGTTGCCGCTACTGGCATCGGCAGCCTGGACAAGTGCGCGGATCGTGTGTGTGGTCTCGTCGCGTTCCACGACATGAATGTCGCCCAGGAATGCCAGCTTGACGGGGCCGAGAGCCACTTGAACACGGCCCTTGTATCGGTCGTTACCGAAGTCGACGACCAGTTCTGCGCCGGGCAGGCAGCGCGCCAGGCGCTCGGTATCGGACATAACGCTCCACAGCTGCTGCGGCTCAGCCCGCACCTGTTGATGCACGGCGATGGAGACCGTGGGTTCGGCCTGTGGCATACGGATCTCAGCGATCCCTTCGAGGTCGACCTCGTCGACACCAACAGCAGAACGTGACGGCCCGCCGACGCTGGCACGGGGCAACAGCTCCGTAGCAGCGCAGTTTCGCGGCGCCGGAAGACCATTGGGATGGGTCTCGGCGACCTCCGCGACGGCATCGACGATGTTGCGGTAGCCAGTGCACCGACACAGAACTCCGGACAATTGCTCGGGTAATTCATCCCGCCCGATGCCAGGGTCCTTGTCCAACAGGTCGTAGGCGCTCATCAGCTGACCGGGCGTGCAGAAGCCGCACTGAAGAGCGTGGTGTTTGCCGAATGATGCCTGCAACGGGTGCAGGTCCTCTGGCTTGCCCAAGCCCTCAACGGTCATGATCTCCGCACTGTCCAGTTGACATGCCAGCAGAAGACACGCCCGTGCAGCATCACCATCGACGAGCACGGTGCACATTCCGCACACTCCGTGTTCGCACCCGATGTGCGTCCCGGTCAGTCCGAGATGATCGCGTAGCGCATCGGACAGCGTCACCCGAGGCGCGACATGCACGGTCGCCGGACGTCCGTTGACGGTGAAGTTGACCGGAACGGTCTCGTCAGGCGCGATCCGACTAGTGGCCGCCTGCGTCACGGGTCGCTGCTGGATGCGCGTGCTGACTGTCTGCTTCAACCGATGCAACGTACTCATCGAGTGCTCCGCTCCATGCTTGAGTTGAAGGCGCGTGCGAGTTCCCGCGCGCCCAGTGCGCTGATCAACCGGCGGCGGTAAGCAGGAGATCCGCTGCTGTCGCCCTCGGTCGTCACCACCTCGTCGGCCAACTCCTCGGTGGCCGCCACCAACTGCGAGGTGAGCGCCTCGGGTGCCGGGCCGACTGCATTGACGGCCGCAACGACTTGCCGCGTCAGATCCCGGCGCTGCGGTTTATCCGACACTCCGAATGCCGTGACGACTGCCGACCGCGGGACGCCTTCGCGCGAAGTCACCGAGACCGCAACGCCGGCGAGCGCGAAGTCGCCATGCCGTCGGGCGACCTCGGCAAAACCGAACCCTGAGCCGGACGACGGCAGCGGCACCCGAACCGAAGCGACCAGTTCCACCGGTGCCAATACCGTCGTCATCGCGGCCGTGAAGAATTCCGCTGCCGGTACCGATCTCTTGCCGTACGGGCCAATGACGTCCAACGTCGCTCCTAGACAGGTGGCCACAGCGGGCAACTCCGAGGACGGGTCCGCATGTGCCAACGACCCGCACACAGTGCCGCGGCTGCGTATCTCCCGATGCCCGATCCAGGGCAGTGCCCTGCTGAGCAGTGGGACGACGCCGCCGAAGTCGCGCTCGATCCGGCGCTGGCGCACCGCAGCACCGATGCGCAGTTCACCGTCTGCGACCTGAACCTGCTGTAATTCCGCGATGCGGGTGATGTCTACGAGCGTGGCGGGCCGGCCCAGCCGCATCGCCAGCACCGGCATCAGGGACTGACCTCCGGCAAGCACCTTGCCGCCGCCTTCCTGATCCGCACGGACAAGTTCGGCGACAGCGTCCCCGACCTCGGCCGGTCGGACATATCCGAAGGGAGCGGGCTTCATCTCAGCGGCCCTCGAACCTCGGAGTACGCTTCTCGCCGAATGCGGCGACGCCCTCGGCGAAGTCGTGTGTCGAGCGCAGCAGGGAGTAGGACTTGCGCTCCAGCTCCACGCCGGTTGCCAACGGCGCGTCCACGCCGCGGTCCAGGACCTCCTTGGCGGTGCGCAGTGCGATCGGCGAATAACCCAGCAATGTCGACACCACCCGTTCGACCTCGTTCTCCAGCGCTGCGCGGTCCTCCGAAACACTCGCGAGCAGGCCCCAGTCCAACGCCTGCGCAGCTCGGATCCGTTCGGCGGTGAGAATGTGATACTTCGCGCGCGACAGCCCGATCAAGCGCGCAAGGCGCTGGGTGCCGCCGCTTCCTGGCATCATGCCGAGCCGCATCTCCGGAAGAGCGAACTGTGACCGGGTCGTGGCCAGTCGAATGTCGGTGGATAGCGCAAGCTCGAGTCCTACGCCGAAGCAGTAGCCGTCAACAGCCGTGATCACCGTTTTCGGCGATCGTGATGCTGCTGTCACATCGTGTCCGAGATCGGTCAGGTCGAACGGCGCGACCTCCATGAACCCAGCAATGTCACCGCCGGACGTGAAATGGTCTCCCTCTCCGCGAATCACCACGACAGCAACTTCGTCATCCTGATCGATTTCGGCGAAGCGCTCCGCCACTAGCGCGCGCATCGCCATCGTGACAATGTTGTAGCGGCCATGATCGAGACTCAGGTTCGCGACACGCCCGTCATGGCTTCGGGTCAATCGGACTTCTCCGCCTGTCAGTGGCATCACTTCTCGTTTCTGTTGGAGTTGATGGTGGGTGACAACAAGTTGTGTATGACGTTGCCGTGCAACGGCAACGCGGTGATCTCGACGTCATGTGCGCTGAGTGCGTCCTGCACTGCGTTCGCGACGGCGACCGGGAAGCTCATCGAGCTGCCCTCCCCGGATCCCTTGGCACCGAGCCGGGTCACCGGCGACGGAGTGATGATGCGGTGCCCGTCGAGCGGGAACATCGCTTCTGCGGAGGTCGGGACCAGATAATCCATGAATGTCGAGGTGGGCTGGCCAGCGTCCGTGTACGCCAGCTCCTCGTACAGCGCCCCGCCGAGACCGTGCGCAACTGCCCCGTGCACCTGCCCTTCGATCAGCAACGGGTTGAGAACCGTTCCGGCATCGTGAACGGCGGTGACCTTCTCGATTTCGATCTGGTAGGTGGCCGGATCGATCCGAACCTGCACGAGTTCGGCGACGAATCCATAGCAGAGCGACGAATTCACCTGGTCTGTGCGTGAAGGTGCCTTGGCCTCCGGGGGCGTAAATGCTGCCTCGGCATACAAACTGGCCTTGACTCCCGCGGGCAATGCGCCGGGATCCCAGTGAATGAGTCCTGCGGCGTGCCGGAACTTGACCGTTTTGTCCGGTTCATGGCGCACCCGTACCGTGCCTTCGTGCAGCTCCAGCTCCTCAGGATCAGCCGAGAGCAGCACACCGGCAGCCACCTTGATTGCGGCTGCGATCCGGTCGCACGCCTCCACGATCGCGGAGGTGAGGAGTGGTGAGAATCGCGAAGAGTAGCTTCCAGAGGTCACCGTCCACGGAGTTGTCGAAGTGTCCATGTCCACCTTGGCAACCACGGACTCCAGCGGCAGGCAGAGCTGGTCGGCGACGACTTGTCGGGCAACCGTTGCGTGACCTTGGCCTTGCGGGACGGTGCCCAGCAACACCGTGACCACGCCCAAGAGGTCGACGCTGATGCGCACATGTTCGGTCGAACCCGACTTGTCGCGTCCTGCCGCACGTTGGTCGCTCGGGGTCGCCAGGCCGACGTAACCGATGTTCGTCGCCGATGGCTCGACAACGACAGCAATGCCGCAGCCGACAAGCTCGCCGCGCTCGCGTGCCTGCGCCTGAGTCCGCCGCAGTTCACTGTATTGACTTGACTCTTTCAAGATGCGCAGCGCCTTCGCATAGTCGCCAGAGTCATAAATGCCACCCGTCGGAGTCGCATATGGGAACGCGTCCGACCCGATGAGATTGCGTTCACGCAGTTCGAACGGATCGATGCCGAGGGTGTCTGCCACTTTGTCCATCATGCGTTCAAGACCGAAATACAATTGCTGGCCCCCGAAACCTCGATTCAGTCCAGTCGGCGCCTTGTTCGTGACGACAGCACGCGAGCGCAATCGCACAGCATCGATCCGATAGGCACCGGTGAGGTTCCCGAAACAGCGGTAGAGCGTTGCCGGCTCAGGTGGCCGGAGGTAGGCACCGACGTTCTCCTTGAAGTCGATGTCGAGCGCTTGCACAACACCGTCGGCATCCACTGCGGCAGACATTCGCATGATCCGGTCGGAGCCGGCCGACGACGCGGTGAGGTGCTCTATCCGATCCTCGGTCCAGCGGACCGGACGACCCGCGTACTTGCTCGCCAACGCCATCAATGCGATGTAGGGATAGATGCCTGCTTTGATGCCGAAGCTTCCGCCGTTGTCCTGGGGCACGATCAGACGAAGCTGGGACGGTCCGACCCCCAGTGCCCCGGAGAGCACTGGCACCATCGAGAACGGCCCGTGGAAGTTGGAGTACGCCGTGATCTGTGGTCCAGAAACGTCTTGCTGCCAGTCGGCGATGACCGAATAGCATTCCATCGGGGTGGAGGAATAGCGCGGAAAACTGTAGGTGCCGGTGATGACGTGGTCTGCGTTATCGAATACTTCCTCGACGTCACCGAAGACAAATTCTCGATCACTGGCCACGTTGCTGTCGGCCGTGTCATGAAGCCGTGGCGCGTCCTGCGCCAATGCCTTCGTCGTGTCGACAACTGCGGGCAGTACATCGTATTGAACGCGAACCAGTTCGGCTGCATCTTCAGCCGTGTAGCGATCGGTCGCGACGACCACGGCGACCGGTTCACCGACAAAGCGCACCTTGTCGGTCCCCGTCGGGTAATACGGCATCGGGGCACGCAAGGACAGCGGAAAGGGCTTGAGCGTCCGGAGCACTTCGTCGGGCCCGATCACCGCGGCAACTCCGTCGTGCTGACGGGCTCGATCGAGATCGATATCGACGATGCGCGCATGCGGATGCGGACTGCGCACCACCGCCGCCACCAGGGTCCCCGGCAGTGGATCCAGATCGTCGAGGAAATGACCACGACCGGTCAGCAGAGCAGGATCCTCCACTCGAGCCAGTGGCTGCCCGACGAATCGGGCGCTGCTCGAGGTGTCCGGAGTCATACACATGACCTTATCATCTGATTCATACGATCTTTTTCATATGGTCTGTCATGGATGATGACGGTAATGTAGCGTCGTGTCTGTGTCAACGCCTCGCCTGTCGACGACGTCTTACGTTGTGCTTGGACTTATCGGACTTCGCGGACCGTCTACCTCGTACGACCTCAAACGCGCCATCGGACGGTCGGTGGGCTACTTCTGGCCGTTCCCACATGCACAGCTGTACTCCGAGCCACGTCGACTGGCTGACGTTGGACTACTGGATGTCGCGACCGAGGACGGTAGGCGACGTCGCCAGACCTTCTCGTTGACCGCTTCGGGCAAGCAGCGCTTGCAAGAGTGGCTCGCAGAGCCAGTCACCGACCCGATGCAAGTTCGCGACATCGCCGAGCTCAAGTTGTTCTTCGCGGAGCTGTCCACGGAACAAGACACACTCGAACTCGCGCAGGAGCAAATCAAACAGCACACGGAACGGATAGCGACCTATGACGCGATGCTCGTGAGATACGACGAAATCCCTGAGGTGCAGGCGCGACTCGTTCCCTTGCGACTCGGGCTCAGACTCGAGCACGCTGCGCTCGACTTCTGGACCGACTTCGTGGACAGCGCGATCGGAGCACACGAGTGAGCCAGGCCAGCACCTGCACGGTCCCTCACACAGCCGAGTTCGGGCATGGCACTCGCGCAGTGCTGATCCATTGCGACGCTGCGACTGGACTCGGTGCGTGGCGCGCACAGATGCCGCTGGCCGATCGATGGAGACTCGTGGTTCCCGACCGCCCCGGCTATGGTCGCAGCCCGTCCCCACGAGTCGACTTCGAGGCCGAGTCTGGTTGCTATATACCACTGCTCGGCAGCGGAGCGCACGTGGTTGGCCATTCCTACGGTGGCGTCGCAGCCATGTATCTGGCCGCGGCAGCTCCGGGTTTGATTCGGTCTTTGACGCTCGTCGAACCACCGGCGTTCGGCATCTCAGACTCGCCCGAGGTCGTGGCCACTCGCGACCAGCTCAAACAACTGTGGGCAGACCATAGCATTGACCGCTTCGACTTCTGGTCGCGATTCTGCGAACTCATTGGAGAGCCTCCGTGGCCACGCCGTCCGTTGCCTCCGCAGCTGGATGACGGGGTTCGTGCCCTGATGCACTCGCGAGGGCCGTGGGAGGCCCGGCCCGATTGGACGACCTTGCGCAGCGCGCAGTTTCCCAAGCTCGTCATCTCCGGTGGTCACCACGCCGGCTTTGAGGAAATCGCCGACACCATCGCCCGTCGCACCGTTGCCGAACGATGCACATTGCCGGGGCGACGCCATATGGTCCCTCAAGTCGGCAATCCGTTCAACGGTCTGGCCGAGGACTTCTGGCAACGCGCGGACAGCGCCCTGTCGAACAAGGGGTAAGCATGCGGTAGCGTCGGTTCACCATGCCGATATGTCCTGTGCATATGTCCACGCCCTGGCCGGACCTCGGCGTCCTTGAGTTGCTCGTCGCGGTTGCCGAGCACGGCAGCCTGTCGGCGGCTGTCCGTGCCGCGGGTATGGCGCAGCCGAACGCCAGCCGTTCCATCTCCCGCCTGGAGCGGCACCCCGGTGTCACCCTGCTGCACCGGTCCACGCGAGGATCGACCCTCACCGACTCCGGCGTGCGCGTGGAGGTGCACGTCTACAACACGCACGACGTGCTGGACAGCCTGCGGGAGGGCGGGTGCGATGTCGGCTTCATTGAGGGCCCGAGACCGCCGCGCGGAGTCAACCACCTGACGGTCGCGCACGACGAGATGGTGCTGGTCGCACCGCGCGATCACCCTGGACGCGGCGCCGCACCCCGGTGACTCCGGACGAGTTGCGCGACACCCCGCTCGTGACCCGCGAGGCCGGTTTGGGCACCCGGGTCGCTACTGACCGGTAACATCTGCGGGCATGACGTCCACGTACCGCCTCTATCAGCGCCTGACTGCCAAACCGCTCGGCCGCCAGCTCTTCGGCCTCGGTTTCATGTGGCGCGCTCCGTACTTCGCGACCGTGCAGCCGCAGATCCGCCAGATGGCGCCGAATCGCGGCGCGGTGCGCATCCGCAACTGGCGTGGCGTGCAGAACCACCTCGGCACGATCCACGCGATCGCGGTCGCCAACGGGATGGAGGCCGCGATGGGGCTGCTCGCCGAAGCGACCGTGAGGCGGGGGACGCGCTGGATCCCCAAGGGAATCGAGCTCGAATACCTCGCCAAGGTTCCGACCGCGGTGGAGTGCGTCGCGGAAACCGACCCGGAGGACTGGGAGCAGGAGACACCGCACGAGGTCCGGGTGCGGGTGAGCGGCCGGCTGGCCGACGGCACGGAAGTCGTCCGTGGCGTCATACCCCTATGGGTGACCGAGCGGCCGACCTCCTGAGCCTCCGGGCCGACCCGCGATGGTGACCAGATCGGCGGCCACCCCACGCAGGCGGCGCGGACCGGTCCAGACCGCCCGCAGGTCCCGCCGTATGCCGAGGGCCGTCGGCACCTCGCGGACGGTGCCCGCCGCCAGGGCCTCGGTGACGGCCAGCCGGCTGAGCACGGCCGGCGCTGTGCCCGACGCGACGCTCACCCGGACGGCGGCGTTGCTGGACAGCTCCAGGGCGGGCTGCGCGGGACCGCCGAGAGCGTCGTCGAGGGCGTTGCGGGTGCCGGAGCCGGCCTCGCGGGTCACCAGCGGTGTGCTGCGCAACTCGTCCGCGGTCACGGGTTGCCGACGGCGGACCCACTGGTGGCCCGGCGGCACCACCAGGATGAGCTCGTCGTGCGCTACCACGAGATGGTTGACGCCGCGGGGCGGCCGCGGCCCCTCGATGAAGCCGAGATCACAGCGTCCGTCCCGCAGTTCGTTGAGCACGTCGTGCGTGTTCCGGACGTGCACCTCGACGCGCAGGTCGGGCCGCACCGCACGCAACGCCCCCAGCCAGGCGGGCAGGAGGTGTTCGGCGACGGTCTGGCTCGCAGCGACGACGATCGACTCGGTCGTCCCGGACGCGAGTGACCTTGCGCCGTCGAGAAGTTCGTGCCCAGCATCGACCACAGCGCGGGCCCACTCGACCACCAGAAGCCCGGAGTCGGTCAGGGTGGAGCCGCGCGTCGAGCGGTGCAGCAGGGTGACACCCAGATGGCGTTCCAGGCGGGAGATGGAACGGCTGGCGTTCGGCTGCGCCATACCCGCGGCGCGGGCGCCGGCGGAGAGGCTGCCGTGATCCGCGACCGCGACGAGGAGTTCCAGTGCGGCCAGATCCGGCCAAGTCGTGGGCATATGCACAGGATATATCGTCATGGCGGAATGACGGCTACCGCGCCACTGCCCGTGCCCGGAAGATGTAGTCGTGGGAATTTCGACGCAGGTTGGCGACCAGGATTGCGGGTTCGCGGATGGAGTGCGCGCTCGGCGCAGCAGGGGCGGCGTAGCGAGACCTGGTCCGTCCGCGCTGCTGCCCGGGCTCGCCGTGGCGCTGCTGGTTGCTGCGGTCGCCACCGTGCTCGGTCATTTCGCTCCCGTGGTGGGTGGGCCTGTGTTCGGGATCGTGCTGGGCATCGTTGCAGGATCGTCGATCCCGGCCCTGCGGCACGACAGCCTCGCTCCGGGCGTCGGCTTTGCCGGCAAGACTGTGCTGCAGTTGTCCATCGTGGTTCTCGGCACCGGGCTCTCGCTCGCGAAGGTGGTCCAGGTCGGCGGTGGCTCGCTGCCGGTGATGCTCGGGACCTTCGCGGTCGCCTTGGGCGGTGCCTTCGTGCTCGGCCGGTTGCTCGGCA
This genomic window from Flexivirga oryzae contains:
- a CDS encoding hotdog fold domain-containing protein, producing MTSTYRLYQRLTAKPLGRQLFGLGFMWRAPYFATVQPQIRQMAPNRGAVRIRNWRGVQNHLGTIHAIAVANGMEAAMGLLAEATVRRGTRWIPKGIELEYLAKVPTAVECVAETDPEDWEQETPHEVRVRVSGRLADGTEVVRGVIPLWVTERPTS
- a CDS encoding LysR family transcriptional regulator is translated as MPTTWPDLAALELLVAVADHGSLSAGARAAGMAQPNASRSISRLERHLGVTLLHRSTRGSTLTDSGLLVVEWARAVVDAGHELLDGARSLASGTTESIVVAASQTVAEHLLPAWLGALRAVRPDLRVEVHVRNTHDVLNELRDGRCDLGFIEGPRPPRGVNHLVVAHDELILVVPPGHQWVRRRQPVTADELRSTPLVTREAGSGTRNALDDALGGPAQPALELSSNAAVRVSVASGTAPAVLSRLAVTEALAAGTVREVPTALGIRRDLRAVWTGPRRLRGVAADLVTIAGRPGGSGGRPLGHP